From Streptomyces fungicidicus, one genomic window encodes:
- a CDS encoding YveK family protein — protein MTDTPTRRLRPFLARVRRLPAWSALVTGTFVGGLLGGAYGLFTPPEYTATAYVVAVPTDKATPDAARGFAQAYGRVATQLAVLGDAQVWAGVPVRTLRDSVRTATSPDAPMVAVSATAPRPGTAVDMANAVSRALTRHAEDTKGNTQVRLVQFSRAVKPGAPANASSAVTSLVGASAGGLLGGLALLARPRRAGRGEDPAPAASVPGPATAADVPR, from the coding sequence ATGACCGACACCCCGACCCGTCGGCTCCGTCCGTTCCTGGCCCGTGTCCGAAGACTGCCGGCCTGGTCCGCGCTGGTGACGGGCACGTTCGTCGGCGGTCTGCTCGGCGGCGCGTACGGCCTGTTCACGCCCCCGGAGTACACGGCCACCGCCTACGTCGTCGCGGTGCCGACCGACAAGGCGACCCCGGACGCGGCCCGCGGTTTCGCGCAGGCGTACGGCCGGGTCGCCACCCAGCTCGCGGTGCTCGGCGACGCGCAGGTGTGGGCCGGTGTGCCGGTGCGGACGCTGCGGGACAGCGTGCGCACGGCGACCTCGCCGGACGCGCCGATGGTCGCCGTCTCGGCCACGGCCCCCCGGCCCGGTACGGCCGTCGACATGGCCAACGCGGTCTCCCGCGCGCTGACCCGGCACGCGGAGGACACCAAGGGCAACACCCAGGTCAGGCTGGTGCAGTTCTCGCGTGCGGTGAAGCCGGGCGCGCCGGCGAACGCGTCGTCCGCGGTCACCTCGCTGGTGGGCGCGAGCGCGGGCGGGCTGCTGGGCGGCCTGGCGCTGCTCGCCCGCCCGCGGCGGGCCGGGCGGGGCGAGGACCCCGCCCCGGCCGCCTCGGTGCCGGGCCCCGCCACCGCCGCCGATGTGCCGCGGTGA
- a CDS encoding glycoside hydrolase family 26 protein, with the protein MAPQHRRVRARAKAVGAAAVVVSAALAAGPAAGAVPADPRPAVPVRAAPAGPPGEPAVPTVPAVDVPAVDVPSVGVPSVGAPSVPQPVLPAPHRVPAFGAFLASDERGVARMDELSRWLGGAELRVGHTYLPGNRWSDIEGDIGFLDSWARWRNARNDRMLVLNVPMQERNEEGVPDDEVRALLRRGAAGEFDHHFRALAERLVALKVPDTVVVLGWEMNGVTYTHRCGPDPESWKQYWNRIVRTMRAVPGQKFRFDFTPSRGRDAVPWTECYPGDDTVDIVGMDSYDQPAGRSFDEQVREPYGLQAHVDFARAHGKQISYPEWGLFRNGDNPEYMRRMLAWIDRHRPLYNTLTDYCPHGVWQCDDNPHASRVYRSVLSGRTHDGEPETTPQPTPVPTTPPPTAPAPTTPDTPPPPEDCSPLDLGRWVEYWLGGQFCFRFDWW; encoded by the coding sequence ATGGCCCCACAGCACAGGCGGGTCCGGGCCCGCGCGAAAGCAGTGGGCGCGGCGGCGGTCGTCGTGTCCGCGGCCCTCGCGGCGGGCCCCGCGGCGGGAGCGGTGCCGGCCGACCCCCGTCCGGCGGTGCCGGTCCGGGCGGCGCCCGCGGGCCCGCCCGGAGAGCCCGCGGTCCCCACCGTCCCGGCGGTCGACGTCCCGGCGGTCGACGTCCCGTCCGTCGGAGTCCCGTCGGTCGGAGCCCCGTCGGTCCCCCAGCCGGTCCTCCCGGCGCCGCACCGCGTCCCGGCGTTCGGTGCCTTCCTCGCCTCCGACGAGCGCGGGGTGGCCCGCATGGACGAGCTCAGCCGCTGGCTGGGCGGCGCCGAGCTGCGCGTCGGCCACACCTACCTGCCCGGCAACCGCTGGAGCGACATCGAGGGCGACATCGGCTTCCTCGACTCCTGGGCGCGCTGGCGCAACGCCAGGAACGACCGGATGCTGGTCCTCAACGTCCCCATGCAGGAACGCAACGAGGAGGGCGTCCCCGACGACGAGGTCCGCGCGCTGCTGCGGCGGGGTGCGGCGGGCGAGTTCGACCACCACTTCCGTGCCCTCGCCGAGCGGCTGGTCGCGCTCAAGGTGCCGGACACGGTCGTGGTCCTCGGCTGGGAGATGAACGGCGTCACCTACACCCACCGCTGCGGCCCCGACCCGGAGTCCTGGAAGCAGTACTGGAACCGGATCGTCAGGACCATGCGCGCGGTGCCGGGACAGAAGTTCCGGTTCGACTTCACGCCGAGCCGCGGCCGGGACGCCGTCCCCTGGACGGAGTGCTACCCGGGGGACGACACCGTCGACATCGTCGGCATGGACTCCTACGACCAGCCGGCCGGGCGCTCCTTCGACGAGCAGGTGAGGGAGCCGTACGGACTCCAGGCGCACGTGGACTTCGCGAGGGCCCACGGCAAACAGATCTCGTACCCGGAGTGGGGGCTCTTCCGCAACGGCGACAACCCCGAGTACATGCGGCGCATGCTCGCGTGGATCGACCGGCACCGGCCGCTCTACAACACGCTGACCGACTACTGCCCGCACGGGGTGTGGCAGTGCGACGACAACCCGCACGCGTCCCGCGTCTACCGGTCCGTCCTCTCCGGCCGCACGCACGACGGGGAGCCGGAGACCACCCCGCAGCCCACGCCCGTGCCGACCACGCCGCCACCGACGGCTCCCGCACCGACCACGCCCGACACCCCGCCGCCGCCGGAGGACTGCTCGCCGCTGGACCTGGGCCGGTGGGTGGAGTACTGGCTCGGAGGACAGTTCTGCTTCCGCTTCGACTGGTGGTGA
- a CDS encoding carboxylate--amine ligase, which produces MSLLDTRVPAVLLRTDRNPFHHGTLGAVRSLGRAGVEVHLVADSAGSPVHRSRYVHRMHAPPPPGASADEILAVLRRVAGQVGRPAVLIPLDDATAIAAGRLRDDLSPSYLLPAMPATLSERVADKAELAAVCASADVPHPLTLVPDSPRQAAEDARRLGLPLVAKWSRPWLLPAGSGLRSTQVVHTAQQARALHARTAEAGSPLLLQAFLPPGEDRDWFFHGYADRSGTVRAGGPGRKQLSWPRGAGLTAVGHWTPNAEVRTLAERVTGALGYRGVFDLDFRRCGSTGRYHLLDFNPRPGAQFRLFADSAGLDVVRALHLDLTGRPLPDGQPVAGRSFVVENYAPFAALRTAPGGRELAWYARDDRVPGWAMWALWARHVSGRLRQRLGTALPVPAPRPAPRAVAPSLTDNEKASS; this is translated from the coding sequence GTGTCGTTGCTCGACACCCGTGTCCCCGCGGTTCTGCTGCGGACCGACCGGAACCCCTTTCACCACGGAACGCTGGGGGCCGTGCGGTCGCTCGGCAGGGCGGGCGTGGAGGTGCACCTCGTCGCCGACTCCGCGGGAAGTCCCGTCCACCGCTCGCGCTATGTGCACCGGATGCACGCCCCGCCGCCGCCGGGGGCCTCGGCGGACGAGATCCTCGCCGTGCTGCGCCGCGTGGCCGGACAGGTGGGCCGCCCGGCCGTCCTGATCCCGCTGGACGACGCGACCGCGATCGCCGCGGGACGCCTGCGTGACGACCTCTCGCCGTCCTATCTGCTGCCCGCGATGCCGGCCACGCTCTCCGAACGCGTCGCCGACAAGGCGGAACTGGCCGCCGTGTGCGCGTCCGCGGACGTACCGCACCCGCTGACGCTCGTTCCGGACAGCCCGCGGCAGGCCGCCGAGGACGCGCGGCGGCTCGGACTGCCGCTGGTCGCGAAGTGGAGCCGGCCCTGGCTGCTGCCGGCCGGCAGCGGACTGCGCAGCACCCAGGTGGTGCACACGGCACAGCAGGCCCGCGCGCTGCACGCGCGCACCGCGGAGGCGGGCAGCCCGCTGCTGCTCCAGGCGTTCCTGCCGCCCGGCGAGGACCGTGACTGGTTCTTCCACGGCTACGCCGACCGCTCGGGGACCGTGCGCGCCGGCGGGCCGGGCCGCAAGCAGCTGTCCTGGCCGCGCGGCGCGGGACTGACCGCGGTGGGCCACTGGACGCCCAACGCCGAGGTGCGGACGCTCGCCGAACGGGTCACCGGCGCGCTCGGCTACCGCGGTGTCTTCGACCTCGACTTCCGCCGGTGCGGCAGCACCGGCCGCTACCACCTCCTGGACTTCAACCCGCGCCCCGGCGCGCAGTTCCGGCTCTTCGCGGACAGCGCGGGACTGGACGTCGTACGCGCCCTGCACCTGGATCTGACCGGGCGTCCGCTGCCGGACGGGCAGCCGGTGGCCGGACGGTCGTTCGTGGTGGAGAACTACGCGCCGTTCGCCGCCCTGCGCACCGCACCCGGCGGACGCGAACTGGCTTGGTACGCCAGGGACGACCGGGTTCCCGGATGGGCGATGTGGGCCCTGTGGGCCCGTCATGTGTCCGGCCGGCTGCGGCAGCGGCTGGGCACCGCCCTCCCCGTACCGGCGCCCCGCCCGGCTCCCCGGGCGGTCGCACCCTCCCTTACCGACAACGAGAAAGCGAGCAGCTGA
- a CDS encoding NAD(P)-binding domain-containing protein, protein MYDLLVVGAGPYGLSIASHAAAAGLNVRVFGRPMACWRDNMPGGMFLKSEPWASNLSDPAGRWKLEAYCAEQGLPARHAHPIPVEAFASYGLWFARNAVPEVDERMVSRVSSGADGFTAVTEDGQALQARTVALAVGVMPFIEVPQALRGLHPTLVTHSSHHSDLGHFQGKDVTVIGGGQAALETAALLAEQGTRVRVLARAERLCWNDVPPAWERPWWQSLRSPHSGLGPGWRNWFYSERPGLYRRLPEATRSRIAATALGPAGAWWVRDRVERAVDLLPGHEVTAAAAVPGGLRLDLAGRDGSRRSLETEHVIAATGFKAHRDRIGLLSAELRGRLTALPDGSPALGHGFESSQPGLFMAGLVSASGFGPAMRFVHGATFTASTLVQGVRRRLRATPARGTVPVPGGGSRSAAPSPVRG, encoded by the coding sequence ATGTACGACCTCCTGGTGGTGGGCGCCGGTCCTTACGGTCTGTCGATCGCGTCCCACGCCGCGGCCGCCGGGCTGAACGTGCGGGTCTTCGGCCGGCCCATGGCGTGCTGGCGGGACAACATGCCCGGCGGCATGTTCCTGAAGTCGGAGCCGTGGGCGTCCAACCTCTCCGACCCGGCCGGGCGCTGGAAGCTGGAGGCCTACTGCGCCGAGCAGGGCCTGCCCGCGCGTCACGCGCACCCGATCCCCGTGGAGGCGTTCGCCTCGTACGGCCTGTGGTTCGCCCGCAACGCCGTGCCGGAGGTGGACGAGCGCATGGTGAGCCGGGTGTCGTCCGGCGCGGACGGGTTCACCGCGGTCACCGAGGACGGGCAGGCGCTGCAGGCGCGGACGGTGGCGCTGGCGGTCGGCGTGATGCCATTCATCGAGGTGCCGCAGGCGCTGCGCGGACTGCACCCCACGCTGGTGACGCACAGCAGCCACCACAGCGACCTGGGCCACTTCCAGGGCAAGGACGTCACGGTGATCGGCGGCGGACAGGCGGCCCTGGAGACCGCGGCGCTCCTCGCCGAACAGGGCACCCGGGTACGGGTGCTGGCGCGGGCGGAGCGGCTGTGCTGGAACGACGTGCCGCCGGCCTGGGAGCGGCCCTGGTGGCAGTCGCTGCGCTCGCCGCACAGCGGGCTGGGCCCCGGCTGGCGGAACTGGTTCTACTCCGAGCGCCCCGGCCTGTACCGGCGGCTGCCCGAGGCGACCCGGTCGCGGATCGCGGCCACGGCGCTGGGTCCGGCGGGCGCGTGGTGGGTGCGGGACCGGGTGGAGCGGGCGGTGGACCTGTTGCCCGGCCACGAGGTCACCGCGGCCGCCGCGGTGCCGGGCGGGCTGCGGCTCGACCTGGCCGGCCGGGACGGTTCACGGCGTTCGCTGGAGACCGAGCACGTCATCGCCGCGACGGGGTTCAAGGCGCACCGCGACCGGATCGGCCTGCTCTCCGCGGAGCTGCGCGGAAGGCTGACGGCCCTGCCGGACGGGTCCCCGGCGCTCGGCCACGGCTTCGAGTCCTCGCAGCCCGGGCTGTTCATGGCGGGTCTGGTGTCCGCGTCCGGCTTCGGACCGGCGATGCGGTTCGTGCACGGCGCGACGTTCACGGCGTCGACGCTGGTGCAGGGGGTGCGCCGGCGGCTGCGGGCAACCCCGGCGCGCGGGACCGTCCCGGTCCCCGGGGGCGGCAGCCGCAGCGCGGCGCCGTCGCCGGTGCGCGGCTGA
- a CDS encoding chaplin → MRQTLSRGMLAAAATATGILSLYGTPALADSFAGGGAEDSPGVLSGNNVQAPIDVPVNACGNNVDVVGAFNEASGNTCVNGSDKSGHGAHGESRDGAHAEGGTKGSPGVLSGNNVQAPVHAPINACGNNVAVVGIADEASGNTCVNGSHGDGKKSEDRAHGGSSHGGSAQGGSSHGDSSYGDSGDGAHAVGGAKGSPGVLSGNNVQVPIHLPVNACGNNISLIGLFNDAYGNTCVNDGGYGKEEDEPEKERPKPPTEVKTPPTHEVEKPPAEEEEVPGNPPHLAETGSDGLLGASAAGAALIAGGAMLYRRGRLGARR, encoded by the coding sequence TTGCGACAGACCCTGAGCAGGGGAATGCTCGCGGCGGCCGCCACCGCCACGGGCATTCTGTCCCTGTACGGAACCCCCGCCCTCGCCGACTCGTTCGCGGGGGGCGGTGCCGAGGATTCTCCCGGTGTGCTGTCCGGGAACAACGTGCAGGCACCGATCGACGTGCCGGTGAACGCGTGCGGCAACAACGTCGACGTGGTCGGCGCCTTCAACGAGGCGTCCGGCAACACGTGTGTCAACGGCTCCGACAAGTCCGGGCACGGCGCGCACGGCGAGTCCCGTGACGGCGCGCACGCGGAGGGCGGCACCAAGGGCTCGCCCGGCGTGCTCTCCGGGAACAACGTGCAGGCGCCCGTCCACGCGCCGATCAACGCGTGCGGCAACAACGTCGCCGTGGTCGGTATCGCCGACGAGGCGTCCGGCAACACGTGCGTCAACGGCTCGCACGGCGACGGGAAGAAGTCCGAGGACCGCGCGCACGGCGGTTCCTCGCACGGAGGCTCCGCGCAGGGCGGTTCCTCGCACGGCGACTCCTCCTACGGCGACTCCGGCGACGGCGCGCACGCGGTGGGCGGGGCCAAGGGCTCGCCCGGCGTGCTGTCCGGGAACAACGTGCAGGTGCCCATCCACCTGCCGGTGAACGCCTGCGGCAACAACATCAGCCTGATCGGCCTGTTCAACGACGCCTACGGCAACACCTGCGTCAACGACGGCGGTTACGGCAAGGAGGAGGACGAGCCGGAGAAGGAGCGGCCGAAGCCGCCCACCGAGGTCAAGACGCCTCCCACGCACGAGGTCGAGAAGCCCCCGGCCGAGGAGGAGGAGGTGCCCGGCAACCCGCCGCACCTGGCCGAGACCGGCAGCGACGGCCTGCTCGGCGCCTCCGCGGCCGGCGCCGCGCTGATCGCGGGCGGGGCGATGCTGTACCGCCGCGGCCGTCTCGGCGCCCGCCGGTAG